From Bacillus kexueae, a single genomic window includes:
- a CDS encoding zinc-binding dehydrogenase: MKAVQVTGYGDIDKLEVVERPIPVPKKNEVLVQVKACAINNTEIWMREGAYGKDEKSGWRPEGVQFPRIPGSDIAGTIVKVGHDVDRSLIGKDVVLFPFTSSGESGSEHISEDMSFIGSEYDGGYAEYVVWPADLCFEMPLPTYTESSVFSVSGLTAWHMVEQIQIKPGETVMVTGANGGVGSLNVQIASKVFGAKVIAIVGDLALEEKMKELGATHVLSYKCDQLAEEIIKVNGGPIDSVLDVVGDALFSTSLKVLKNGGKFCTSGSSGGQKTELDFRTLYLKHITMYGSVLGTREEYKRLLQAISEGKITPVIEKTFPLEQAKEAQTYFKNAGKLGKIVLLP; this comes from the coding sequence ATGAAGGCAGTACAAGTGACAGGGTATGGTGATATTGATAAGTTAGAGGTAGTGGAACGACCCATTCCAGTACCGAAGAAGAATGAAGTGCTCGTACAAGTGAAGGCGTGTGCGATTAACAATACAGAAATTTGGATGCGGGAAGGGGCGTACGGGAAGGATGAAAAGTCAGGATGGCGTCCAGAAGGCGTGCAATTTCCTCGGATTCCGGGCTCTGATATAGCAGGGACAATCGTGAAAGTTGGTCATGATGTGGACCGATCGTTAATTGGAAAGGATGTGGTACTCTTTCCATTTACATCGAGTGGCGAAAGTGGAAGTGAGCATATCTCAGAGGACATGTCCTTTATCGGTTCGGAATATGACGGAGGTTATGCAGAATATGTCGTGTGGCCGGCAGACCTTTGTTTCGAGATGCCGCTACCAACGTACACTGAAAGCTCCGTATTTTCAGTGAGCGGTCTAACGGCGTGGCACATGGTAGAACAGATTCAGATCAAGCCAGGTGAGACAGTCATGGTAACGGGGGCAAACGGGGGTGTTGGCTCCTTAAATGTACAAATTGCTTCAAAAGTTTTTGGCGCAAAGGTCATTGCCATCGTCGGTGATTTAGCGTTGGAGGAAAAGATGAAAGAGCTTGGAGCTACTCATGTATTGTCTTACAAATGTGATCAGCTTGCAGAAGAAATTATTAAAGTAAACGGAGGACCAATCGATTCCGTATTGGATGTCGTAGGGGATGCTTTATTTTCTACCTCATTGAAAGTCCTAAAGAATGGCGGGAAGTTCTGTACATCAGGATCTTCAGGTGGACAAAAAACAGAATTGGATTTTCGCACGCTGTACTTAAAACATATTACAATGTACGGGTCTGTATTAGGGACAAGAGAAGAATATAAACGGCTATTACAAGCTATTTCAGAAGGGAAAATTACACCTGTAATTGAGAAAACTTTTCCACTAGAGCAAGC